Proteins encoded by one window of Engraulis encrasicolus isolate BLACKSEA-1 chromosome 21, IST_EnEncr_1.0, whole genome shotgun sequence:
- the tox4b gene encoding TOX high mobility group box family member 4b isoform X4, whose translation MEFPGGGDNYLAISSDGHHPFLSSSEALSLSHLQTFHTPSLGDEEFEIPPISLDPDSALSVSDFGELSDGGPSGGVGVVPGNAVVGGDDPSFASTFVNPPSQGLDHLSLGVMGQQGAGTLLESSLTMDLGHSVGSQFSSSSPVTIDVMNDMNHGLLGHNQLTTIDQSELSAQLGLMVGGGAMLGGGHRSQSPDQQLSANDSPADSLQDDDMDDFHQRVQNRGHGVTRPLKFAVPAMPKTLKAQPQYWRVLVDSPVSLSVSPAVISLSPSLSDSPVAPAAAAAAVGGGPSGVGAGGAKRGPRAGGKKAKKPPKDPNEPQKPVSAYALFFRDTQAAIKGQNPNASFGEVSKIVASMWDSLGEEQKQVYKRKTEMAKKEYLKALAAYRANQISQPAIEVMDSAPSPPMAAEPSPPPSSAVGVTRATRGPHIVTDVTNTNTITNICISNIIGDQQGGRSRTTRSQTGTLKPPLVPQEISPPTTPQPATTTTTATARHPPPMQQMQQKPTPPPPRLQQAPPPLQAKPRANATLTGALATVISASALANAPPPPLQIKIVPALLQTDTPIIVAAGNTVSGGATLTAQQHQTAPSATANSSSSPSPSMAMEVTQAAAIVTACSPSPAEEMEVELNVSPGPDVATASAPRLCVRMGCTNTAIESKDWDFEYCSNECVASHCREEFMAWCAFRRQKSTMVT comes from the exons GCCCTGTCTCTTTCCCACCTGCAGACCTTCCATACTCCCAGCCTGGGAGATGAGGAGTTTGAGATCCCGCCCATCTCGCTGGACCCCGACTCGGCGCTCAGCGTCTCGGACTTTGGCGAGCTGTCGGACGGCGGCCCCTCGGGCGGAGTGGGGGTCGTCCCCGGCAACGCCGTCGTTGGGGGTGACGACCCCTCGTTCGCCTCCACCTTCGTGAACCCGCCCTCGCAGGGGCTCGACCACCTCAGCCTGGGGGTCATGGGCCAGCAGGGGGCCGGCACCCTGCTGGAGTCCTCCCTGACCATG GACCTGGGCCACTCGGTGGGCTCGCAGTTCAGCAGCTCCTCCCCCGTCACCATAGACGTCATGAACGACATGAACCACGGCCTGCTGGGCCACAACCAGCTGACCACCATCGACCAATCGGAGCTGAGCGCGCAGCTGGGGCTGATGGTGGGGGGCGGGGCCATGCTGGGGGGAGGTCACCGCTCTCAGTCGCCCGACCAGCAGCTCTCCGCCAACGACTCGCCAGCGGACTCGTTACAGGACGACGACATGGACGACttccaccag cGCGTTCAGAACAGAGGCCACGGAGTGACCCGGCCGCTGAAATTCGCAGTGCCTGCTATGCCAAAGACGCTGAAAGCTCAGCCGCAATACTGG AGGGTGCTGGTGGACTCCCCGGTGTCCCTCTCCGTATCGCCGGCTGTCATCTCCCTCAGCCCCTCGCTCTCCGACTCCCCCGTGGCCCCTGCCGCGGCCGCCGCTGCTGTTGGCGGGGGCCCCTCAGGTGTGGGGGCCGGCGGGGCCAAACGGGGGCCTAGGGCCGGGGGCAAGAAGGCAAAGAAGCCCCCCAAGGACCCCAACGAGCCCCAGAAGCCTGTGTCGGCCTACGCACTCTTCTTCCGCGACACGCAG GCGGCCATCAAGGGCCAGAACCCCAACGCCTCCTTTGGTGAGGTGTCCAAGATCGTGGCCTCCATGTGGGACAGTTTAGGAGAGGAGCAAAAACAG GTGTACAAGAGGAAAACGGAAATGGCGAAAAAGGAGTACCTGAAGGCACTAGCGGCTTACAGAGCCAATCAGATTTCACAG CCGGCCATCGAGGTGATGGACAGCGCTCCGTCGCCGCCCATGGCCGCCGagccctcccccccaccctcttCCGCTGTTGGCGTGACCCGGGCCACCCGCGGGCCCCACATCGTTACCGAcgtcaccaacaccaacaccatcaccaacaTCTGCATCTCCAACATCATCGGCGACCAGCAGGGGGGGCGCTCGCGCACCACACGCTCCCAGACGGGCACCCTCAAGCCTCCGCTGGTGCCCCAGGAGATCTCCCCGCCGACCACCCCCCAGcccgccaccaccactaccaccgccaccgccaggcATCCTCCGCCCATGCAGCAGATGCAGCAGAAGCCCACGCCGCCGCCCCCTCGCCTCCAGCAGGCCCCGCCCCCACTGCAGGCCAAGCCCCGCGCCAACGCCACCCTCACCGGGGCACTGGCCACCGTCATCTCCG cctcggCTCTGGCCAACGCGCCCCCGCCTCCACTGCAGATCAAGATCGTGCCGGCGCTGCTGCAGACGGACACCCCCATCATCGTTGCCGCGGGAAACACTGTCTCCGGGGGAGCGACGCTTACCGCCCAGCAGCACCAGACCGCCCCCTCCGCTACCGCCAACAGCAGCAGCTCTCCGTCGCCCTCTATGGCCATGGAGGTGACACAGGCGGCAGCCATCGTCACGGCGTGCTCGCCCTCACCAGCGGAAGAG ATGGAGGTGGAGCTGAACGTGTCCCCAGGGCCAGACGTGGCCACCGCCAGCGCCCCCAGATTGTGTGTGCGAATGGGCTGCACCAATACTGCCATCGAGAGCAAAGACTGGGACTTTGAGTACTGCAGCAACGAATGCGTGGCTAGCCATTGCCG GGAGGAGTTTATGGCCTGGTGTGCTTTTCGCAGACAGAAGTCTACCATGGTCACATAG
- the tox4b gene encoding TOX high mobility group box family member 4b isoform X1 produces the protein MDLNFYADLSEDSGQPGDQEFLDSQAFNGFDTVVSKFPGGGDNYLAISSDGHHPFLSSSEALSLSHLQTFHTPSLGDEEFEIPPISLDPDSALSVSDFGELSDGGPSGGVGVVPGNAVVGGDDPSFASTFVNPPSQGLDHLSLGVMGQQGAGTLLESSLTMDLGHSVGSQFSSSSPVTIDVMNDMNHGLLGHNQLTTIDQSELSAQLGLMVGGGAMLGGGHRSQSPDQQLSANDSPADSLQDDDMDDFHQRVQNRGHGVTRPLKFAVPAMPKTLKAQPQYWRVLVDSPVSLSVSPAVISLSPSLSDSPVAPAAAAAAVGGGPSGVGAGGAKRGPRAGGKKAKKPPKDPNEPQKPVSAYALFFRDTQAAIKGQNPNASFGEVSKIVASMWDSLGEEQKQVYKRKTEMAKKEYLKALAAYRANQISQPAIEVMDSAPSPPMAAEPSPPPSSAVGVTRATRGPHIVTDVTNTNTITNICISNIIGDQQGGRSRTTRSQTGTLKPPLVPQEISPPTTPQPATTTTTATARHPPPMQQMQQKPTPPPPRLQQAPPPLQAKPRANATLTGALATVISASALANAPPPPLQIKIVPALLQTDTPIIVAAGNTVSGGATLTAQQHQTAPSATANSSSSPSPSMAMEVTQAAAIVTACSPSPAEEMEVELNVSPGPDVATASAPRLCVRMGCTNTAIESKDWDFEYCSNECVASHCREEFMAWCAFRRQKSTMVT, from the exons GCCCTGTCTCTTTCCCACCTGCAGACCTTCCATACTCCCAGCCTGGGAGATGAGGAGTTTGAGATCCCGCCCATCTCGCTGGACCCCGACTCGGCGCTCAGCGTCTCGGACTTTGGCGAGCTGTCGGACGGCGGCCCCTCGGGCGGAGTGGGGGTCGTCCCCGGCAACGCCGTCGTTGGGGGTGACGACCCCTCGTTCGCCTCCACCTTCGTGAACCCGCCCTCGCAGGGGCTCGACCACCTCAGCCTGGGGGTCATGGGCCAGCAGGGGGCCGGCACCCTGCTGGAGTCCTCCCTGACCATG GACCTGGGCCACTCGGTGGGCTCGCAGTTCAGCAGCTCCTCCCCCGTCACCATAGACGTCATGAACGACATGAACCACGGCCTGCTGGGCCACAACCAGCTGACCACCATCGACCAATCGGAGCTGAGCGCGCAGCTGGGGCTGATGGTGGGGGGCGGGGCCATGCTGGGGGGAGGTCACCGCTCTCAGTCGCCCGACCAGCAGCTCTCCGCCAACGACTCGCCAGCGGACTCGTTACAGGACGACGACATGGACGACttccaccag cGCGTTCAGAACAGAGGCCACGGAGTGACCCGGCCGCTGAAATTCGCAGTGCCTGCTATGCCAAAGACGCTGAAAGCTCAGCCGCAATACTGG AGGGTGCTGGTGGACTCCCCGGTGTCCCTCTCCGTATCGCCGGCTGTCATCTCCCTCAGCCCCTCGCTCTCCGACTCCCCCGTGGCCCCTGCCGCGGCCGCCGCTGCTGTTGGCGGGGGCCCCTCAGGTGTGGGGGCCGGCGGGGCCAAACGGGGGCCTAGGGCCGGGGGCAAGAAGGCAAAGAAGCCCCCCAAGGACCCCAACGAGCCCCAGAAGCCTGTGTCGGCCTACGCACTCTTCTTCCGCGACACGCAG GCGGCCATCAAGGGCCAGAACCCCAACGCCTCCTTTGGTGAGGTGTCCAAGATCGTGGCCTCCATGTGGGACAGTTTAGGAGAGGAGCAAAAACAG GTGTACAAGAGGAAAACGGAAATGGCGAAAAAGGAGTACCTGAAGGCACTAGCGGCTTACAGAGCCAATCAGATTTCACAG CCGGCCATCGAGGTGATGGACAGCGCTCCGTCGCCGCCCATGGCCGCCGagccctcccccccaccctcttCCGCTGTTGGCGTGACCCGGGCCACCCGCGGGCCCCACATCGTTACCGAcgtcaccaacaccaacaccatcaccaacaTCTGCATCTCCAACATCATCGGCGACCAGCAGGGGGGGCGCTCGCGCACCACACGCTCCCAGACGGGCACCCTCAAGCCTCCGCTGGTGCCCCAGGAGATCTCCCCGCCGACCACCCCCCAGcccgccaccaccactaccaccgccaccgccaggcATCCTCCGCCCATGCAGCAGATGCAGCAGAAGCCCACGCCGCCGCCCCCTCGCCTCCAGCAGGCCCCGCCCCCACTGCAGGCCAAGCCCCGCGCCAACGCCACCCTCACCGGGGCACTGGCCACCGTCATCTCCG cctcggCTCTGGCCAACGCGCCCCCGCCTCCACTGCAGATCAAGATCGTGCCGGCGCTGCTGCAGACGGACACCCCCATCATCGTTGCCGCGGGAAACACTGTCTCCGGGGGAGCGACGCTTACCGCCCAGCAGCACCAGACCGCCCCCTCCGCTACCGCCAACAGCAGCAGCTCTCCGTCGCCCTCTATGGCCATGGAGGTGACACAGGCGGCAGCCATCGTCACGGCGTGCTCGCCCTCACCAGCGGAAGAG ATGGAGGTGGAGCTGAACGTGTCCCCAGGGCCAGACGTGGCCACCGCCAGCGCCCCCAGATTGTGTGTGCGAATGGGCTGCACCAATACTGCCATCGAGAGCAAAGACTGGGACTTTGAGTACTGCAGCAACGAATGCGTGGCTAGCCATTGCCG GGAGGAGTTTATGGCCTGGTGTGCTTTTCGCAGACAGAAGTCTACCATGGTCACATAG
- the tox4b gene encoding TOX high mobility group box family member 4b isoform X3 encodes MDLNFYADLSEDSGQPGDQEFLDSQAFNGFDTVVSKFPGGGDNYLAISSDGHHPFLSSSEALSLSHLQTFHTPSLGDEEFEIPPISLDPDSALSVSDFGELSDGGPSGGVGVVPGNAVVGGDDPSFASTFVNPPSQGLDHLSLGVMGQQGAGTLLESSLTMDLGHSVGSQFSSSSPVTIDVMNDMNHGLLGHNQLTTIDQSELSAQLGLMVGGGAMLGGGHRSQSPDQQLSANDSPADSLQDDDMDDFHQRVLVDSPVSLSVSPAVISLSPSLSDSPVAPAAAAAAVGGGPSGVGAGGAKRGPRAGGKKAKKPPKDPNEPQKPVSAYALFFRDTQAAIKGQNPNASFGEVSKIVASMWDSLGEEQKQVYKRKTEMAKKEYLKALAAYRANQISQPAIEVMDSAPSPPMAAEPSPPPSSAVGVTRATRGPHIVTDVTNTNTITNICISNIIGDQQGGRSRTTRSQTGTLKPPLVPQEISPPTTPQPATTTTTATARHPPPMQQMQQKPTPPPPRLQQAPPPLQAKPRANATLTGALATVISASALANAPPPPLQIKIVPALLQTDTPIIVAAGNTVSGGATLTAQQHQTAPSATANSSSSPSPSMAMEVTQAAAIVTACSPSPAEEMEVELNVSPGPDVATASAPRLCVRMGCTNTAIESKDWDFEYCSNECVASHCREEFMAWCAFRRQKSTMVT; translated from the exons GCCCTGTCTCTTTCCCACCTGCAGACCTTCCATACTCCCAGCCTGGGAGATGAGGAGTTTGAGATCCCGCCCATCTCGCTGGACCCCGACTCGGCGCTCAGCGTCTCGGACTTTGGCGAGCTGTCGGACGGCGGCCCCTCGGGCGGAGTGGGGGTCGTCCCCGGCAACGCCGTCGTTGGGGGTGACGACCCCTCGTTCGCCTCCACCTTCGTGAACCCGCCCTCGCAGGGGCTCGACCACCTCAGCCTGGGGGTCATGGGCCAGCAGGGGGCCGGCACCCTGCTGGAGTCCTCCCTGACCATG GACCTGGGCCACTCGGTGGGCTCGCAGTTCAGCAGCTCCTCCCCCGTCACCATAGACGTCATGAACGACATGAACCACGGCCTGCTGGGCCACAACCAGCTGACCACCATCGACCAATCGGAGCTGAGCGCGCAGCTGGGGCTGATGGTGGGGGGCGGGGCCATGCTGGGGGGAGGTCACCGCTCTCAGTCGCCCGACCAGCAGCTCTCCGCCAACGACTCGCCAGCGGACTCGTTACAGGACGACGACATGGACGACttccaccag AGGGTGCTGGTGGACTCCCCGGTGTCCCTCTCCGTATCGCCGGCTGTCATCTCCCTCAGCCCCTCGCTCTCCGACTCCCCCGTGGCCCCTGCCGCGGCCGCCGCTGCTGTTGGCGGGGGCCCCTCAGGTGTGGGGGCCGGCGGGGCCAAACGGGGGCCTAGGGCCGGGGGCAAGAAGGCAAAGAAGCCCCCCAAGGACCCCAACGAGCCCCAGAAGCCTGTGTCGGCCTACGCACTCTTCTTCCGCGACACGCAG GCGGCCATCAAGGGCCAGAACCCCAACGCCTCCTTTGGTGAGGTGTCCAAGATCGTGGCCTCCATGTGGGACAGTTTAGGAGAGGAGCAAAAACAG GTGTACAAGAGGAAAACGGAAATGGCGAAAAAGGAGTACCTGAAGGCACTAGCGGCTTACAGAGCCAATCAGATTTCACAG CCGGCCATCGAGGTGATGGACAGCGCTCCGTCGCCGCCCATGGCCGCCGagccctcccccccaccctcttCCGCTGTTGGCGTGACCCGGGCCACCCGCGGGCCCCACATCGTTACCGAcgtcaccaacaccaacaccatcaccaacaTCTGCATCTCCAACATCATCGGCGACCAGCAGGGGGGGCGCTCGCGCACCACACGCTCCCAGACGGGCACCCTCAAGCCTCCGCTGGTGCCCCAGGAGATCTCCCCGCCGACCACCCCCCAGcccgccaccaccactaccaccgccaccgccaggcATCCTCCGCCCATGCAGCAGATGCAGCAGAAGCCCACGCCGCCGCCCCCTCGCCTCCAGCAGGCCCCGCCCCCACTGCAGGCCAAGCCCCGCGCCAACGCCACCCTCACCGGGGCACTGGCCACCGTCATCTCCG cctcggCTCTGGCCAACGCGCCCCCGCCTCCACTGCAGATCAAGATCGTGCCGGCGCTGCTGCAGACGGACACCCCCATCATCGTTGCCGCGGGAAACACTGTCTCCGGGGGAGCGACGCTTACCGCCCAGCAGCACCAGACCGCCCCCTCCGCTACCGCCAACAGCAGCAGCTCTCCGTCGCCCTCTATGGCCATGGAGGTGACACAGGCGGCAGCCATCGTCACGGCGTGCTCGCCCTCACCAGCGGAAGAG ATGGAGGTGGAGCTGAACGTGTCCCCAGGGCCAGACGTGGCCACCGCCAGCGCCCCCAGATTGTGTGTGCGAATGGGCTGCACCAATACTGCCATCGAGAGCAAAGACTGGGACTTTGAGTACTGCAGCAACGAATGCGTGGCTAGCCATTGCCG GGAGGAGTTTATGGCCTGGTGTGCTTTTCGCAGACAGAAGTCTACCATGGTCACATAG
- the tox4b gene encoding TOX high mobility group box family member 4b isoform X2 has translation MDLNFYADLSEDSGQPGDQEFLDSQAFNGFDTVVSKFPGGGDNYLAISSDGHHPFLSSSETFHTPSLGDEEFEIPPISLDPDSALSVSDFGELSDGGPSGGVGVVPGNAVVGGDDPSFASTFVNPPSQGLDHLSLGVMGQQGAGTLLESSLTMDLGHSVGSQFSSSSPVTIDVMNDMNHGLLGHNQLTTIDQSELSAQLGLMVGGGAMLGGGHRSQSPDQQLSANDSPADSLQDDDMDDFHQRVQNRGHGVTRPLKFAVPAMPKTLKAQPQYWRVLVDSPVSLSVSPAVISLSPSLSDSPVAPAAAAAAVGGGPSGVGAGGAKRGPRAGGKKAKKPPKDPNEPQKPVSAYALFFRDTQAAIKGQNPNASFGEVSKIVASMWDSLGEEQKQVYKRKTEMAKKEYLKALAAYRANQISQPAIEVMDSAPSPPMAAEPSPPPSSAVGVTRATRGPHIVTDVTNTNTITNICISNIIGDQQGGRSRTTRSQTGTLKPPLVPQEISPPTTPQPATTTTTATARHPPPMQQMQQKPTPPPPRLQQAPPPLQAKPRANATLTGALATVISASALANAPPPPLQIKIVPALLQTDTPIIVAAGNTVSGGATLTAQQHQTAPSATANSSSSPSPSMAMEVTQAAAIVTACSPSPAEEMEVELNVSPGPDVATASAPRLCVRMGCTNTAIESKDWDFEYCSNECVASHCREEFMAWCAFRRQKSTMVT, from the exons ACCTTCCATACTCCCAGCCTGGGAGATGAGGAGTTTGAGATCCCGCCCATCTCGCTGGACCCCGACTCGGCGCTCAGCGTCTCGGACTTTGGCGAGCTGTCGGACGGCGGCCCCTCGGGCGGAGTGGGGGTCGTCCCCGGCAACGCCGTCGTTGGGGGTGACGACCCCTCGTTCGCCTCCACCTTCGTGAACCCGCCCTCGCAGGGGCTCGACCACCTCAGCCTGGGGGTCATGGGCCAGCAGGGGGCCGGCACCCTGCTGGAGTCCTCCCTGACCATG GACCTGGGCCACTCGGTGGGCTCGCAGTTCAGCAGCTCCTCCCCCGTCACCATAGACGTCATGAACGACATGAACCACGGCCTGCTGGGCCACAACCAGCTGACCACCATCGACCAATCGGAGCTGAGCGCGCAGCTGGGGCTGATGGTGGGGGGCGGGGCCATGCTGGGGGGAGGTCACCGCTCTCAGTCGCCCGACCAGCAGCTCTCCGCCAACGACTCGCCAGCGGACTCGTTACAGGACGACGACATGGACGACttccaccag cGCGTTCAGAACAGAGGCCACGGAGTGACCCGGCCGCTGAAATTCGCAGTGCCTGCTATGCCAAAGACGCTGAAAGCTCAGCCGCAATACTGG AGGGTGCTGGTGGACTCCCCGGTGTCCCTCTCCGTATCGCCGGCTGTCATCTCCCTCAGCCCCTCGCTCTCCGACTCCCCCGTGGCCCCTGCCGCGGCCGCCGCTGCTGTTGGCGGGGGCCCCTCAGGTGTGGGGGCCGGCGGGGCCAAACGGGGGCCTAGGGCCGGGGGCAAGAAGGCAAAGAAGCCCCCCAAGGACCCCAACGAGCCCCAGAAGCCTGTGTCGGCCTACGCACTCTTCTTCCGCGACACGCAG GCGGCCATCAAGGGCCAGAACCCCAACGCCTCCTTTGGTGAGGTGTCCAAGATCGTGGCCTCCATGTGGGACAGTTTAGGAGAGGAGCAAAAACAG GTGTACAAGAGGAAAACGGAAATGGCGAAAAAGGAGTACCTGAAGGCACTAGCGGCTTACAGAGCCAATCAGATTTCACAG CCGGCCATCGAGGTGATGGACAGCGCTCCGTCGCCGCCCATGGCCGCCGagccctcccccccaccctcttCCGCTGTTGGCGTGACCCGGGCCACCCGCGGGCCCCACATCGTTACCGAcgtcaccaacaccaacaccatcaccaacaTCTGCATCTCCAACATCATCGGCGACCAGCAGGGGGGGCGCTCGCGCACCACACGCTCCCAGACGGGCACCCTCAAGCCTCCGCTGGTGCCCCAGGAGATCTCCCCGCCGACCACCCCCCAGcccgccaccaccactaccaccgccaccgccaggcATCCTCCGCCCATGCAGCAGATGCAGCAGAAGCCCACGCCGCCGCCCCCTCGCCTCCAGCAGGCCCCGCCCCCACTGCAGGCCAAGCCCCGCGCCAACGCCACCCTCACCGGGGCACTGGCCACCGTCATCTCCG cctcggCTCTGGCCAACGCGCCCCCGCCTCCACTGCAGATCAAGATCGTGCCGGCGCTGCTGCAGACGGACACCCCCATCATCGTTGCCGCGGGAAACACTGTCTCCGGGGGAGCGACGCTTACCGCCCAGCAGCACCAGACCGCCCCCTCCGCTACCGCCAACAGCAGCAGCTCTCCGTCGCCCTCTATGGCCATGGAGGTGACACAGGCGGCAGCCATCGTCACGGCGTGCTCGCCCTCACCAGCGGAAGAG ATGGAGGTGGAGCTGAACGTGTCCCCAGGGCCAGACGTGGCCACCGCCAGCGCCCCCAGATTGTGTGTGCGAATGGGCTGCACCAATACTGCCATCGAGAGCAAAGACTGGGACTTTGAGTACTGCAGCAACGAATGCGTGGCTAGCCATTGCCG GGAGGAGTTTATGGCCTGGTGTGCTTTTCGCAGACAGAAGTCTACCATGGTCACATAG
- the tox4b gene encoding TOX high mobility group box family member 4b isoform X5 — MDLNFYADLSEDSGQPGDQEFLDSQAFNGFDTVVSKFPGGGDNYLAISSDGHHPFLSSSETFHTPSLGDEEFEIPPISLDPDSALSVSDFGELSDGGPSGGVGVVPGNAVVGGDDPSFASTFVNPPSQGLDHLSLGVMGQQGAGTLLESSLTMDLGHSVGSQFSSSSPVTIDVMNDMNHGLLGHNQLTTIDQSELSAQLGLMVGGGAMLGGGHRSQSPDQQLSANDSPADSLQDDDMDDFHQRVLVDSPVSLSVSPAVISLSPSLSDSPVAPAAAAAAVGGGPSGVGAGGAKRGPRAGGKKAKKPPKDPNEPQKPVSAYALFFRDTQAAIKGQNPNASFGEVSKIVASMWDSLGEEQKQVYKRKTEMAKKEYLKALAAYRANQISQPAIEVMDSAPSPPMAAEPSPPPSSAVGVTRATRGPHIVTDVTNTNTITNICISNIIGDQQGGRSRTTRSQTGTLKPPLVPQEISPPTTPQPATTTTTATARHPPPMQQMQQKPTPPPPRLQQAPPPLQAKPRANATLTGALATVISASALANAPPPPLQIKIVPALLQTDTPIIVAAGNTVSGGATLTAQQHQTAPSATANSSSSPSPSMAMEVTQAAAIVTACSPSPAEEMEVELNVSPGPDVATASAPRLCVRMGCTNTAIESKDWDFEYCSNECVASHCREEFMAWCAFRRQKSTMVT; from the exons ACCTTCCATACTCCCAGCCTGGGAGATGAGGAGTTTGAGATCCCGCCCATCTCGCTGGACCCCGACTCGGCGCTCAGCGTCTCGGACTTTGGCGAGCTGTCGGACGGCGGCCCCTCGGGCGGAGTGGGGGTCGTCCCCGGCAACGCCGTCGTTGGGGGTGACGACCCCTCGTTCGCCTCCACCTTCGTGAACCCGCCCTCGCAGGGGCTCGACCACCTCAGCCTGGGGGTCATGGGCCAGCAGGGGGCCGGCACCCTGCTGGAGTCCTCCCTGACCATG GACCTGGGCCACTCGGTGGGCTCGCAGTTCAGCAGCTCCTCCCCCGTCACCATAGACGTCATGAACGACATGAACCACGGCCTGCTGGGCCACAACCAGCTGACCACCATCGACCAATCGGAGCTGAGCGCGCAGCTGGGGCTGATGGTGGGGGGCGGGGCCATGCTGGGGGGAGGTCACCGCTCTCAGTCGCCCGACCAGCAGCTCTCCGCCAACGACTCGCCAGCGGACTCGTTACAGGACGACGACATGGACGACttccaccag AGGGTGCTGGTGGACTCCCCGGTGTCCCTCTCCGTATCGCCGGCTGTCATCTCCCTCAGCCCCTCGCTCTCCGACTCCCCCGTGGCCCCTGCCGCGGCCGCCGCTGCTGTTGGCGGGGGCCCCTCAGGTGTGGGGGCCGGCGGGGCCAAACGGGGGCCTAGGGCCGGGGGCAAGAAGGCAAAGAAGCCCCCCAAGGACCCCAACGAGCCCCAGAAGCCTGTGTCGGCCTACGCACTCTTCTTCCGCGACACGCAG GCGGCCATCAAGGGCCAGAACCCCAACGCCTCCTTTGGTGAGGTGTCCAAGATCGTGGCCTCCATGTGGGACAGTTTAGGAGAGGAGCAAAAACAG GTGTACAAGAGGAAAACGGAAATGGCGAAAAAGGAGTACCTGAAGGCACTAGCGGCTTACAGAGCCAATCAGATTTCACAG CCGGCCATCGAGGTGATGGACAGCGCTCCGTCGCCGCCCATGGCCGCCGagccctcccccccaccctcttCCGCTGTTGGCGTGACCCGGGCCACCCGCGGGCCCCACATCGTTACCGAcgtcaccaacaccaacaccatcaccaacaTCTGCATCTCCAACATCATCGGCGACCAGCAGGGGGGGCGCTCGCGCACCACACGCTCCCAGACGGGCACCCTCAAGCCTCCGCTGGTGCCCCAGGAGATCTCCCCGCCGACCACCCCCCAGcccgccaccaccactaccaccgccaccgccaggcATCCTCCGCCCATGCAGCAGATGCAGCAGAAGCCCACGCCGCCGCCCCCTCGCCTCCAGCAGGCCCCGCCCCCACTGCAGGCCAAGCCCCGCGCCAACGCCACCCTCACCGGGGCACTGGCCACCGTCATCTCCG cctcggCTCTGGCCAACGCGCCCCCGCCTCCACTGCAGATCAAGATCGTGCCGGCGCTGCTGCAGACGGACACCCCCATCATCGTTGCCGCGGGAAACACTGTCTCCGGGGGAGCGACGCTTACCGCCCAGCAGCACCAGACCGCCCCCTCCGCTACCGCCAACAGCAGCAGCTCTCCGTCGCCCTCTATGGCCATGGAGGTGACACAGGCGGCAGCCATCGTCACGGCGTGCTCGCCCTCACCAGCGGAAGAG ATGGAGGTGGAGCTGAACGTGTCCCCAGGGCCAGACGTGGCCACCGCCAGCGCCCCCAGATTGTGTGTGCGAATGGGCTGCACCAATACTGCCATCGAGAGCAAAGACTGGGACTTTGAGTACTGCAGCAACGAATGCGTGGCTAGCCATTGCCG GGAGGAGTTTATGGCCTGGTGTGCTTTTCGCAGACAGAAGTCTACCATGGTCACATAG